Proteins from a single region of Nakamurella deserti:
- a CDS encoding alpha/beta fold hydrolase → MRRLLRTVLAPPDLGRAQALGLMERTSAVTSLIISAEHLCRPDARRPGGLNDWSITRDNLRGTSAPTRRLLDLVATGPATTALHIAKVAASALLLSPVRSRRLRATADATVAVSGLLMYPRHHYGTDGSDQVNFLVQAAAAIARAAGVRTRIVDAALWAVAAQATLSYAASGWVKIAGSSWREGTALEGITRTLTYGDADVWRAVRRFPRAARILGTSVLALECTFPLVYAAGGRPARTYVGSALLFHLANARIMGLGRFLPAFASMHPAVLYTARARSATAGGATAARDDTLPAVLGAIGGVVAVLAAVTTRADSRIVARGWGDEQFVLTPEGNRLAYRVFGSTDPAAPLYFFENGMVSTSEHWQWIADALALSATVVTYNRAGYAASGHRPGTATTMADLQRDARQVLETVGRGRDVVLVGHSLGGYLSLRVAAVTDVRVRAVVLVDSSHPDELRLSERQAQGQKRLTETFPVVARSLDLGLGMLLKVPDFLGRMPAAVRPGVLAQYRTSRLWHAGRREWAAVRADFDSWPGLPAIRVPVLVLSAEHTVADDAAQAGLYQAMVDAAPWGRTQVVTGADHDSILTDSRCAATVSAAIGAFVDDCLAAVHEVAV, encoded by the coding sequence ATGAGGAGACTGCTCCGAACGGTCCTCGCGCCGCCCGACCTGGGCCGGGCACAGGCGCTCGGACTCATGGAACGCACGTCGGCCGTCACCAGTCTCATCATCAGCGCGGAACACCTGTGCCGTCCCGACGCCCGACGGCCCGGTGGGCTCAACGACTGGTCGATCACGCGGGACAATCTGCGGGGCACCTCCGCGCCGACCCGGCGGTTGCTGGACCTGGTGGCGACCGGGCCCGCGACGACCGCGTTGCACATCGCCAAGGTCGCCGCGTCCGCGTTGCTGCTGTCACCGGTCCGGTCACGCCGGCTGCGGGCGACAGCCGATGCCACGGTGGCCGTCTCGGGTCTGCTGATGTACCCGCGGCACCACTACGGCACGGACGGATCGGACCAGGTGAACTTCCTGGTGCAGGCCGCCGCCGCGATCGCCCGTGCCGCCGGTGTGCGGACCCGGATCGTGGATGCGGCGCTGTGGGCGGTCGCCGCGCAGGCCACGTTGTCCTACGCCGCCTCGGGCTGGGTCAAGATCGCCGGCTCCTCGTGGCGCGAGGGCACGGCGCTGGAGGGCATCACCCGCACCCTGACCTACGGCGACGCCGATGTGTGGCGGGCGGTCCGGCGGTTCCCGCGAGCGGCGCGGATCCTGGGAACCTCCGTGCTGGCCCTGGAGTGCACGTTCCCGTTGGTGTACGCGGCCGGCGGCCGGCCGGCCCGCACCTACGTCGGCAGTGCGCTGCTGTTCCACCTCGCCAACGCCCGGATCATGGGCCTGGGCCGGTTCCTGCCGGCGTTCGCCTCCATGCACCCTGCCGTGCTGTACACGGCGCGGGCGCGGTCGGCCACAGCCGGCGGAGCCACCGCCGCGCGTGACGACACGCTGCCCGCGGTGCTCGGCGCCATCGGTGGCGTGGTCGCCGTTCTGGCCGCGGTCACCACGCGGGCCGACAGCCGGATCGTCGCGCGGGGCTGGGGGGACGAGCAGTTCGTCCTGACACCGGAGGGCAACCGGCTGGCCTACCGCGTCTTCGGCAGCACCGACCCGGCCGCGCCGCTGTACTTCTTCGAGAACGGCATGGTGTCCACCTCGGAGCACTGGCAGTGGATCGCGGACGCCCTCGCGCTGTCCGCCACCGTCGTGACCTACAACCGGGCGGGCTACGCCGCCAGCGGTCATCGGCCGGGTACCGCCACCACCATGGCCGACCTGCAGCGTGACGCCCGCCAGGTGCTCGAGACCGTGGGCCGCGGGAGGGATGTCGTGCTGGTGGGCCATTCGCTCGGCGGCTACCTGTCGCTGCGGGTCGCCGCGGTGACCGACGTCCGGGTACGCGCAGTGGTGCTGGTGGACAGCAGCCACCCCGACGAGCTGCGGCTGTCCGAACGGCAGGCCCAGGGCCAGAAGCGGCTCACCGAGACCTTTCCCGTCGTCGCCCGGTCGCTGGACCTCGGGCTGGGCATGTTGCTCAAGGTCCCGGACTTCCTCGGCCGCATGCCGGCGGCGGTCCGACCGGGCGTGCTCGCCCAGTACCGGACGAGCCGACTCTGGCACGCCGGCCGCCGGGAGTGGGCGGCCGTGCGCGCCGACTTCGACAGCTGGCCGGGGCTTCCCGCGATCCGGGTGCCGGTCCTCGTCCTCAGCGCCGAACACACGGTGGCCGACGACGCCGCCCAGGCGGGGCTGTACCAGGCGATGGTCGACGCGGCGCCCTGGGGTCGCACGCAGGTCGTGACCGGCGCCGACCACGACAGCATCCTCACCGACTCCCGCTGCGCGGCAACCGTGTCGGCCGCGATAGGGGCGTTCGTGGACGACTGCCTCGCCGCTGTCCACGAGGTGGCGGTGTGA